In Primulina huaijiensis isolate GDHJ02 chromosome 6, ASM1229523v2, whole genome shotgun sequence, a single window of DNA contains:
- the LOC140978903 gene encoding uncharacterized protein, translated as MKDFPSCFGQSVIQVESSTTTAKSGAQNTVTCVYQYKSKSITGFITVTWIKHLMGQGLTVGIQNSTKAPLCRADIKTWLFSKRKGFKNLVSDSEPVDIFWDLSSAQFGSGPEPLQGFYLAILVNQELRLLLGDQTNEAYKKIYSSSTPCVGSRAIFVAREEHIIFGKRLYNSKARFCDEGDVHDVRIEYDPDDSYDHCLAICIDDKTMIQVARLKWNFRGNDTITVDGLLIQVYWDVHRWLYQSVVGNAVFLFRSGDPKHKTSAASGFSLVLCAWKSE; from the coding sequence ATGAAAGATTTCCCATCTTGTTTTGGTCAAAGTGTGATCCAAGTTGAATCTAGCACAACCACAGCCAAATCTGGAGCTCAAAATACCGTCACATGTGTGTACCAGTACAAGTCTAAATCCATTACAGGCTTCATCACGGTCACATGGATCAAGCATTTGATGGGACAAGGACTCACTGTCGGAATACAAAATTCGACCAAAGCACCCCTCTGCAGAGCTGACATCAAAACATGGCTGTTTTCCAAGAGAAAAGGCTTCAAAAACTTGGTTTCAGATTCCGAACCAGTTGATATTTTCTGGGATTTATCGTCTGCTCAGTTCGGTTCGGGGCCTGAACCTTTACAAGGATTCTATCTCGCCATTCTTGTGAACCAAGAACTACGCTTGCTCCTTGGAGACCAAACCAATGAGGCCTACAAGAAGATATATTCAAGTTCGACCCCTTGCGTTGGTTCTAGAGCTATCTTCGTTGCGAGAGAGGAgcacattatatttgggaagaGATTGTATAATTCCAAGGCACGATTTTGTGACGAGGGAGATGTGCATGATGTAAGGATTGAGTATGATCCTGATGATAGTTATGATCATTGCCTGGCGATATGCATAGACGACAAGACGATGATTCAAGTGGCGCGATTGAAATGGAATTTCCGGGGCAACGACACGATCACGGTGGATGGGCTTTTGATCCAAGTGTATTGGGATGTACATCGCTGGTTGTATCAAAGTGTTGTTGGTAATGCGGTATTCTTGTTCAGAAGTGGTGATCCAAAACATAAAACTAGTGCTGCTTCTGGTTTTTCATTGGTATTGTGTGCTTGGAAGAGTgaatag